A stretch of Rhinopithecus roxellana isolate Shanxi Qingling chromosome 12, ASM756505v1, whole genome shotgun sequence DNA encodes these proteins:
- the LOC115900747 gene encoding G patch domain-containing protein 1-like: protein MAARDSDSDEDLVSYGTGLDPLEEGERPKKPIPLQDQTVRDEKGRYKRFHGAFSGGFSAGYFNTVGSKEGWTPSTFVSSRQNRADKSVLGPEDFMDEEDLSEFGIAPKAIVTTDDFASKTKDRIREKARQLAAATAPIPGATLLDDLITPAKLSVGFELLRKMGWKEGQGVGPRVKRRPRRQKPDPGIKIYGCALPPGSSEGSEGEDDDYLPDNVTFAPKDVTPVDFTPKDNVHGLAYKGLDPHQALFGTSGEHFNLFGGGSERAGDLGEIGLNKGRKLGISGQAFGVGALEEEDDDIYATETLSKYDTVLKDEEPGDGLYGWTAPRQYKNQKESEKDLRYIGKILDGFSLASKPLSSKKIYPPPELPRDYRPVHYFRPMVATTSENSHLLQVLSESAGKATPDPGTHSKHQLNASKRAELLGETPIQGSATSVLEFLSQKDKERIKEMKQATDLKAAQLKARSLAQNAQSSRAQPSPAAAVGYCSWHVALGGGMATLKASNFKPFAKDPEKQKRYEEFLVHMKQGQKDALERCLDPSMTEWERGRERDEVCPGGPANDVGDKQSAVKMKMFGKLTRDTFEWHPDKLLCKRFNVPDPYPE, encoded by the exons ATGGCGGCGCGGGACAGTGATAGCGACGAGGATCTGGTCAGCTATGGGACCGGGCTGGACCCTCTGGAAGAAG gtgaaagACCAAAGAAACCAATCCCCCTTCAGGATCAGActgtcagagatgaaaaaggaaggTATAAACGATTCCACGGGGCCTTTAGCGGTGGTTTCTCTGCTGGATACTTCAATACTGTTGGCTCAAAAGAAG gatggaCACCCTCTACCTTTGTGTCTTCACGACAGAACAGAGCAGACAAATCTGTTCTTGGTCCTGAAGATTTTATGGATGAAGAG GATCTTAGTGAATTTGGGATAGCACCCAAAGCGATCGTCACCACAGACGATTTTGCCTCCAAAACCAAAGACAGAATACGAGAAAAGGCCAGGCAGTTGGCTGCTGCCACTGCCCCTATTCCTGGAGCCACCCTCCTTGATGACCTCATAACGCCAGCAAA ATTATCTGTTGGTTTTGAATTGCTAAGAAAAATGGGTTGGAAAGAAGGACAAGGAGTTGGTCCTCGAGTAAAGAGACGGCCACGCCGACAGAAACCTG ATCCTGGAATCAAAATCTATGGCTGTGCATTACCCCCTGGAAGCTCGGAAGGATCTGAG GGTGAAGATGATGACTACTTGCCTGATAATGTGACCTTTGCACCCAAAGATGTCACACCTGTGGATTTCACACCTAAAGATAATGTGCATGGTCTGGCCTACAAGGGCCTGGATCCCCACCAGGCACTGTTTGGAACTTCGGGAGAACATTTTAATCTTTTCGGTGGTGGCTCTGAGAGAGCTGGTGATCTTGGAGAAATTGGactgaataaaggaagaaaattggGAATTTCAGGCcag GCTTTTGGTGTGGGTGCCCTGGAAGAGGAAGATGATGATATCTATGCCACAGAAACTCTATCCAAGTATGACACTGTTCTGAAGGACGAGGAGCCTGGAGACGGACTCTATGGCTGGACAGCACCCAGGCAgtataaaaaccagaaag AATCAGAGAAAGACCTTCGATACATTGGCAAAATTTTGGATGGATTTTCCTTGGCTTCTAAACCTTTATCTTCTAAGAAA ATCTATCCACCTCCAGAGTTGCCAAGAGACTATCGACCAGTGCATTATTTCAGACCCATGGTGGCCACCACCTCTGAGAACTCACACTTACTGCAGGTGTTATCAGAGTCAGCTGGAAAGGCAACACCTGACCCAGGGACACACAGTAAGCACCAACTGAATGCCTCCAAACGGGCAGAGTTGCTTGGAGAGACGCCTATTCAAG gTTCAGCTACTTCCGTGTTAGAATTTCTGTCccaaaaagataaagagagaatcaAAGAAATGAAGCAGGCTACTGACCTGAAAGCAGCTCAGCTCAAGGCCAGGAGTCTGGCCCAGAACGCCCAGAGCAGCAGAGCCCAGCCCTCCCCTGCAGCGGCTGTTGGGTACTGCTCTTGGCACGTGGCATTAGGTGGTGGGATGGCCACCCTAAAAGCCAGCAACTTCAAGCCTTTCGCCAAAGATCCGGAAAAGCAAAAGCGATACGAAGAGTTCTTAGTACACATGAAACAGGGTCAGAAAG ATGCTCTGGAACGCTGTCTGGACCCCAGCATGACAGAGTGGGAGCGAGGCCGGGAGCGGGATGAAGTTTGCCCGGGCGGCCCTGCT